A region of the Hydra vulgaris chromosome 12, alternate assembly HydraT2T_AEP genome:
taatattttttctaattttatcgaACTGTGGACCAAATTTTTTTCACATCACTATTAAACCATCATCACAATAAAGGCCTAAATCattaatattgattattttacttaataaatttaaaatatatagttgaACAAATTCCCAAATTTCTGCCCTATCATAAGTGCCAATTGTTACATCAAAGCaggtatgtttttcttttttcaagattctgtattaatataaagtaatttccttctgcaatattttattttatgaattgtCTTTTTTGGAATAAGTGTatggatttttgcaaatttaattgttttatctaaaatatctgcAGTTGATAAGGGGTAAAAACCATTAATCaatcaaattgaataaatgtacaTTCATTTTTATCTTCGATTATGGAGAACTAATTTATAACATCAGTGGTATTTTTTCAGtggtaagttttatttatttctaagaaCATTATCAATTTTgtctaatttaattttgcttacatgtCCAATTTATTTGAGGGCGGAAAGTGTTTATCAACGAATTTTCAAAAAGCTTTCCCTATgttagtggaaacatttttgctttatggagggttgaaccaaattacatttttaGTTCTAGTTTACTTTTTGAGGGAATCAATAACttactaaatttgtttttgagggAACCAATAACctactaaatttgtttttgagggAACCAATAACctactaaatttgtttttgagggAACCAATAGCAactactaaatttatttttgagggAACCAATAACctagtaaatttgttttcgAGGGAACCAATAACCTACTAAATTTGTTGTTGAGGGAACCAATAACCTactaaatttcttttgaaaatttggtttatGATCTTTAAGTGTTAGAAAAGCTTGGGCAGAGGCAATTGattcaattttgttttcaaagtttatttttttagcgaTACTTTAGgcttctaaactatttaaattttccaaatttttagggGCTTTCTCAtaagaattatttatattgtcacGTAAAGATTTTTCATAGTTTTCTATCATGAGTtggtaaattttatttgttttatcagtGAAAACCAAATAATTAgggtttgatttaatttttttaacatctaactttaatttttttttgaaatttgttatttataggatgaaacttaattgtttttattaagagcaacagattattttaaaaattttccaaatcaGGTATAAAAGGTggagtattttttgttttaaacccATAATTAATATTATCTTGGTTATTATTACACACatcatttgtgttttttttcggttttaaaagaaaaggtGCTTTCCAAGGAATTCTTTTGACAAAATGCTCAACTTTTTCAATCAAAgaaatagtataatttttttaatctaatataggtatatttttcaataaatttagtGAAAATTAAGTGAAATTATTAGTTTCCATTTTTACAtggaactttaaaataaaataatgagtgctgaacaaattttaataataagccTAGTAtacatgaaaataattttaaatgtattctacaaaatagagtgctcaatgttcttaaaagaacaaagtattaacaaattagtagaaaatcatttatcaaacttttttcatttaacactttGTTTCATCAATagagactcatcagaaatgaatgatatgaatgaatgataaaattaataaaactttaatttataacaaaaattaaaataaatgtctGTAAATGTACTGATTTAATTAAGGACTGTAAGTTTTTACATATttgtggaatattttttttttgtttttttgttatttcaccTTCTTAAGGCCAAGagggccactacagacaaggaggctacttaattgtggttatgaCCCTCTCTCAACTCAATAACTCCGAAATACAACCTTGAaaaacaaggccgctgtgcagagaaacatgttgagcgtggtactaccagggacgtagtggggattgaactcggaacctctcgcttatgaagcgagcactacaccactaccacataaGCTGACACTATTATAAGAATTCTTTAGAACTGTTTacttctgtttgtttttttaaatattttttttaaaggggggatttaacataaatattttattgagctcacttgtttttatagttttttaggagaaacctagaagaaaaataaaaactgtatttaattCAGAGTTGGCAAAACCcggcttttttttaaaaaacccagCCCAGTGGGTTTTATTTGGGTAATTTTGGGTTTTATTAGGTAAatttaggttttatttttattttgcatatgctaaattttttttttattcttgtttaatgatatttaaaataagtataattttctacttaaactttatttaaaatatattttatataatgttatctaataatttataacaaggatttttcaaattattttgaacattttttaaacataatctAAAACTgtaatagaaacaaaaattgcATGTTAAACCTGTAtgtattgatatattttagatttaaaaaaatattttttatagttaaatgtCAAAGAGAAATGAGAAAAAGAAGGTTGGAGAATGGGAGAAAGTAGCTGAAGTTTAATTGAAATTCaaatttgaacttgaaattcgAAACAacaaacttgtttctccgcacagcgACCTTGTTCATAAAGGTTTGTGTTTCCACAATAAAGGTTTGTGTAGTAACCACAATAAGGTAGGCTCTTCGACTGAATTGGCCTACTCAGCTTTGGGAAGTGAATAACATaaaggacaaaaaaaatttcaatcagtaaaaatatttgaataaaaaatgtaataatgtatttctaaataatgattcaaatattagtaaatctGTTTTGAGAGCTGTTATTGCTggttataataatattagttaataataatttagttaacaagaatagttaataattaatttagctattaatataaatatttaattattaaaataaattaatgttaatgtcggttataatagttttttatttgtaaaaatggaaacctaaaataattgctttatCAGCAATTATTTTAGGTTTCCAAgaaccatttattaaaaatatatattgttgtgtTCTCACTTgtgaaaaatacttttatgcACACTTGTACATTTATATGAAATAAGCTGGCCTAACCATGGCCCAACTCatataaacagattttttttccaaataaaagcCTTTGAGAAGGGCTACCCTGTTTACCTGGGCTGTCTAAGTATAACCAGATCTTGGTGTGtttaatatttacttataaaaattaaatttttttaaaatgacaattGGGCTAGCCCAGATAACTGAAATCTTGCCTAATTTCAATGGGATCCTACTCAGGTGAGACAATTTTTTCCGTACAAACACAAACAAATGAGTTCTGCTCATGAAtacagtcttttttttttaaacatctttgcttccaacaaggctacaagcaaccaTTAACTAgatttggaagttactggaagtgaaaagatgaagattgtagagcaagataataattgacagacaacttgaaggattgcaaattgtatgaatcaggaaagcaagatgaaggaaacgaattccaaagaactgatgttcgaggaaaaaactagatgaataagagtttttgaagcacttaggaacagtcacagaaaaaggatgagatttaattgaatgacgagtgacatgagaatgaattttagtagatagcacaagagacgctagctctttagatcagtgcccattatagtatttacaGAAAAGAGAGAGAATAAAAGAGAAAGCTAATTGTATAAGATAAGTTATgccattttttaattcaatcaaAGATATTAcgaactgtttttaaaacaaccaattaaataaaaatgtgcaattcaaatttaaactaaaaactaatgtaaacatttatttttttaatcagccTGGTTAACTGGGCCAGCCTGATTCATATAAACAGCCCTTAAGAACACATTTGCTAGGAATTTATTTttgagtaaaaatttttattgtaggAGGTACAATATTAACTTAGTGAGCATAGGACAGGCCTGCatatctttattatatttattttaaacatagttcacaggaaaaatcttatttaatgcatttttattgtaataaaatttagacCTTTATAAAAGATGATTTTGGAAGTACATACTCAAAAAGAGTCAGAACAACATAGTTGTTAACACTTATTTCAGgtacattcaaaaaaataatcactcTATATTTTTGagatcaaataaagttttttaaattagtgtaTATCATTTTACACAACTAAAAGTGAAATATTAGTTGTCATTTAAAGTTTCTTCTTATGGCATAAAATTGCCCAATAATAACGATACtagtttattatttgaaaataataaatgttttttattactaaacaaCAACAAACCAATAATGATAACATCATTATTAGTTGTTTTGattatctttacaaaaattataggagtaaaatagtttctttttaatGCCTGGTTTATGTAGTTAACAAACTATGTGATATCCAATAAGTGCACAGAAATTTCTGTACAGGTCAATTTATGGaaagtttctgataaaaaaattatttgaataaagatttgaattttaaatttgttaaagtaaaataaaaattttgttttcttaataaAGTTAGTACTCgaaataaatgtttgttattttttcaattgaacttttttgttctttttatttttaaaaattacttaactaaatgttgctaaatttttaaaaatgtatgacAAGAAGTAAAATgttgctaaatttttaaaaatgtatgacAAGAAGTAAAAAGTAGACAAATAGTTATTAGGAGCAACTTTTaggataaaaattattttacaattagattaaccaataatattttttgattctcaaataaaatagttatgcattaatttagtaaattgtGGTAGTTTAAAAATTGTCCATAAATAcaagactaaaataaaaataatttaatttcacaaAGCACATTTCGCTGATGCTTTGcacattttttattcatcacaaggcctgctACTCGTTGTTCTTGCAAGAGGATTTGATTCAAGAGAAATAATAGATTCAAAATTGTACAGAGGTGATAGTGAACTGTTTAAATCACAATTATATCTGTTTTGCAGAAAGATATGACAGGTGGCGAAAATTCTTTTATACTTGAAActcaaatttgttttcaatcTTTGAGTGCTTTAGCTTTGTGtgaagttgtaaaataaaattgctatttgtttaaaaaataattattttaaaaaagtaattttttgtaataataaacaaaccaaacttaatttttatattttaactgtattttgttatattacatTGTTAAATATGaatctttattttcttaaaaaccaaaagaagaactttaattactaatttattttaacttattgtaATTTTAGCCTAAAATTtggacaaaaattaaaacttggtaaattttataaagatttattgctatcatagaaaaaaagtgaaatttaattttcctaatcAAATTCCATTTACTTAGAAATACTGATTaagatttatgtaaattaattatttatattgacATTGTTTatgtgaaatttaaattttaaaaacttaaacagatacaaaatatttcaataaaataaacaaacaatgatttttttgcattaaatgaATTTCATTTGCTCAAGTGTTAGCAAAAGTTCCTTGACAATGATGTACCATATATTGCTGAAgattagttataaaattaaaacaaaaataactaattgcagtattgctataaaaaataaatatactaataatataattttactaataatattactttgttttGAACATGAGGATCAGCACCTGATTctacaagttttttaacaacattaattTGACCAAACAATGCAGCTGCATGAAGGGCTGTTTCACCAttctaaaattagttaaataaatttattcaagcacTATTTagagcaaaaatatttatataaatattattaatacccaaatattatctttaaagtTTACTTAATTTTACCAGTATATATAGCAATACTGGTATCTATGGTGATtatacattaacattttaaaaactactccACATACCAGTATCTATATAATTAACCAAGTAAAAGGTTCTTGTATTTaaggcaatattttttcaatgttttgtcagaaaacaatattattttgctattttttttttttacaaattacacAAACTAATCTGAAAAGATAAAACTGCATCATCAAAACAGTATATCAAACCTGAATTATCcatattttattaactgcaaAAGAAGTAGTAAAacttatattatcaaaataatacatGTACTTAAAGATAGCAGGttgttaaagcaaaaaaaatgttaaaccaaGCAGCCTGGTTTTCATCTTTGCTGTTtgaataaactaaatttgataataatttaagttaatactttatttgtctTACAGACATTCAAATCCCTTAATTGTGGGCATAACTATTTAAATGGCACAAATATGGCCTTAACGATTAAAAACCAGATAGTGggcaactattaaaaaaaccaactaTATTTGCTATTAAGTAgtgttattataaaagtttaatgttcAGCCATTTTATGCATTGACCAACATGGCCTTTGAACagataaacatttaattaaagcTTTGAGAGATTTGGTTGACCATTTaaggtttattaaattgaacAGCCAAAGAGAACAAACAAAACATTCTTCGTATTTGAAAGGCTTTTGAAactcaagtaaaaaaaacaactgactATCTTtgcaattaataaaatagatttacaaaAGAAACttatgaaaacttaaaacaaaatttagagttactttattttgaaaatgttgctTTTACactagtaataaaaatgaatcatttaaatatttttttgcggTTAAATTCAGCTGTAGCAACATGAAACCTCTAAAAACAATACTGAAAACCTTTTTCTGAAAAAGTCAAAACTctcaaaaattctgaaaaagtcaaaattttgaacACAAAATTTGTGTAAACTTCCCTTTCCTAAATATTCTTGATGAAACAAAAGTTCTTGATACTTTGCTAATCATGGAGTTGCACTCAAAATTACCAACAAATGTTTTGATCGTTTAATGACAGTGCTTAAGCAAAACATCTCTTATGTATAGCTCAGGACAGCCTAAAATGTCTAGAGTTAATAACCTAATTAATGCAAGtcccatttttttataataagaaaatctAAAATGGTGAAAATCTAAAATGCTGTGAAAATCTAAAATGGTATATACATTAAGGGGTGTGACCACTCCTTAATGTATATACTGAAGCCCCTGCAGCTCAATATTTTAGTATGATGCCGTTAACAATATTTTACGCTATGCTAAGTACACAAAAAACATGCGTAATAGAGTggaaatattagattttttgatagattttattttcaacaaaactAAAGACAGAAAAAGACATGGTAAAAAgggaattcaaaaaaaaaacaaaattaaagatattaagTATAAAACGACTcattttacaatactttttgctacttatttattattctataCAAATTCTATACTACTGCTATGAGTATTTgattactaattataaaaaactttctctATTTTAATTGAGCTTTAAATTCGCCATTTacacatgtaaataaaaaaaagatattttaataaaaaattttaattaaattaaagtctagtaaataagaaaatgtaaaagttaacaAACTTACCTTAAGTAACTCTAATGATGCACCATTTTTAATAAGAAGCTCAACCACATCACAATGACCTTTATGAGCAGCTTTAAACAAAGGTGTTCCTCCATCCTAAATTTTGTTGACTTGCATATTTAAATGTGGCATGcactacaactttttttttttaaataaaattttacaaaaataagttattatttcttttgtgAACATGACAAATATTGTGAGTGCCAAATAGTCATAATTgtttaactttgtaaaaaattaagtttaaattaacttaatttatctttaaaatatatttttatgaacataacaaatgttttttttttttgttatttcaccTCCCCAaagccgagaaggccactacagatgaggaggccaCTTAGTTGTGGTtaaaaccctctctcaactctataactccgaaacacgaagctttacaaacaaggctgctgcgcagagaaacaagttgagtgtggtactaccagggatgtggtgggatCAAACTTGGAACCTCTCGTTTATAAAGCGAATGCTCAACCAcgacaccactaccgcattaaatcatttgtgaaaaaaaaattgtgaacaTAACAAATGTCTTGATTAGCCAATTAGTCAttcttgtttaacttttttcaaccaaaaatttattttatttaccaaCCTGTCGATGGAGATCAACAGTTGCATTAGCTGCAAGAAGCTCTTTAACAACTGCAACATGACCTTCCTGGGAAGCAATCCATAGAGGAGAGGCTAAGTCCTACAGTAAAGAAATGTTTTGATATAAAGattacaaaatacttttcctcaaaacaaaaaacaaaaaaaaactacttacaAATCTTTGGTGGTCAACATGAGCACCTTTTTGAAGAAGATGTTTCACTACATTAATGTGGCCATTTTGACATGCAACAAACAAGGGAGTAGCtccatcctttttttttttaaaaaaaaaaaaaaaaagattcatataAATAGTCATATAAAAGgaaagttaaaaagtaatttataaattatgaaatagAAAATTGACTGATCTTAGCAAAGTTCTGTGGAAATTTAGCGTTCAATGAGatgaaaaatatgattaaataattaatataaataatgaatacagctttttcttttttttttccacctaATTTTTGTATCAGCGTAACTTGTTTTTActcagaataatttttaaatttacttatatatatatatatatatatatatatatatatatatatatatatatatatatatatatacatatatatatatataattataagataagtaaatttaaaaattattctgagTTATCCTAAGCCAAAACACTCAGTTGATGTAGCTgcactccttgcatgttctactAATTTTTCAGTTGATGTAATAGCACTCCTCGCATGCTCCAACTATTTTTTAGTCAATGTAGCTGCACTCTTTGCATGTTCTACTTTTATGTCAGTTGATATAGCAGCACTCTTTGCATGTTCTTCCTATTTTTCAGATGATATATGTACACTCCTTgtatgttctacctatttgtataaatgcatttaaaaaaacatcaaccaaaaaaacatcattattaattttttgctttttgactAAAATTTTAGTCACCTACAAATAGCTTATAAATTCATTCTGCAAATACCTGGAGGATTGtttaagcaattaaatttatacaattatacaaaGAGTCAGTCACTGATAATAgattataataaactataactaaatattatacTGATTATTATAAAAGTACCTTCATCTGTGCATGAATATTAGCTGATCTTTTAACAAGTTCTTTAACTACATCTAAATGATTGCATTGTGAAGCAACAAAAAGCGGAGTCCCTCCCTCATTTGATGGCAGATCTATTTCAGCACCATTATTTAGAAGCTCTTCTACAACTTTTAAATACCCACCTTGTGCAGCAAAGAATAAAGCAGTGGTACCTGTCTATGCATGATGTATAAAACTAATgcattatgtataaaacaaaatataaaactaaacacacacacagatatatatatatatatatatatatatatatatatataaatatatatatatatatatatatatatatatatatatatatatatatatatatatgtatgtatatatatatatatatatatatatatatatatatatatatatatatatatatatatatatatatatatgtatgtatatatatttatatctatatatatatatctatatatatatatatatatatatatatatatatatatatatatatatatatatatatatatatatatatatatatatatatatatatatatatatatgaatatatatatatatgtattaggggtgttcaaaaaaataaaattttcaaaacggGAACACACAAGAAGCCAAATTTGGGgcaaatatatcaaaaatgctattacaaaaaaaatattccaaaaatatTGACGTTTACCTTGTGCTCAAGCGGCAAAATACCCTGAAAAATGCCCTAAACTATTTGGCTTTGAGTGCAAGGTAAAcctcaatattttgtaaaaaaaaatttttctaatgtgATCATTAtggttttaagattttttttaaattgttgtgtATTCTAGTCTTTTcgtaattattgtttataataaaatataatttcacaaaaaaatatttcagcacaaatgcacaaaaaaagaattttgcgtaaatacgcaaaaaaataaaagaatttttttttttgcataaattatgcaaaaaaattttttattttaaacaacactAATGAAAAAACCAGGATACACaacaatctaaataaaaaatttggacCATTATGATcacattagaaaatttttttttacaaaatattgagatTTACCTTGTGTTCAAAGCCAAATAGTTTAGGAACAATTCGGGCATTTTTCGGGGCATTTTGCCAATTGAGCACAAGGTAAACgccaatatttttgtaattgcatttttacattttttttatattttccccAA
Encoded here:
- the LOC100207907 gene encoding ankyrin repeat domain-containing protein 29 isoform X3, which translates into the protein MNEQEIQFHIAAVQGNLSLVQSYLKDKNAINVDCTDEDGTTVLILAAANNHLPIVKEVLMCGASVNARRKTGTTALFFAAQGGYLKVVEELLNNGAEIDLPSNEGGTPLFVASQCNHLDVVKELVKRSANIHAQMKDGATPLFVACQNGHINVVKHLLQKGAHVDHQRFDLASPLWIASQEGHVAVVKELLAANATVDLHRQDGGTPLFKAAHKGHCDVVELLIKNGASLELLKNGETALHAAALFGQINVVKKLVESGADPHVQNKDGFIPLDLAKDANHDEIVSYLSTARKSYSTAV
- the LOC100207907 gene encoding ankyrin repeat domain-containing protein 29 isoform X4 yields the protein MCGASVNARRKTGTTALFFAAQGGYLKVVEELLNNGAEIDLPSNEGGTPLFVASQCNHLDVVKELVKRSANIHAQMKDGATPLFVACQNGHINVVKHLLQKGAHVDHQRFDLASPLWIASQEGHVAVVKELLAANATVDLHRQDGGTPLFKAAHKGHCDVVELLIKNGASLELLKNGETALHAAALFGQINVVKKLVESGADPHVQNKDGFIPLDLAKDANHDEIVSYLSTARKSYSTAV